A portion of the Bacteroides faecium genome contains these proteins:
- a CDS encoding bifunctional UDP-N-acetylmuramoyl-tripeptide:D-alanyl-D-alanine ligase/alanine racemase, translated as MSYAIESIAKSIGARRVGEYETTIDWLLTDSRSLSFPEETLFFALATKRNSGARYIPDLYDRGVRNFVVSEEDFKEIESGELRVESSMQHDGAQPTLNSQLSTLNFLIVPNPLKALQKLAEVHREKFKIPVVGITGSNGKTIVKEWLHQLLSPDRRIVRSPRSYNSQIGVPLSVWQLNEEAELGIFEAGISEMGEMGALKRMIKPTIGILTNIGGAHQENFFSLQEKCMEKLTLFKDCDVVIYNGDNELISNCVAKSMLTAREIAWSRTDIERPLHISRVTKKEDHTVISYRYLDMDNNFCIPFIDDASIENALNCLAACLYLMTPADQITERMARLEPIAMRLEVKEGKNNSVLINDSYNSDLASLDIALDFLVRRSEKKGLNRTLILSDILETGQSTATLYRRVAQLVQSRGINKLIGVGPEISSCAARFDGDIERYFFPNTDALLASNILKSLHSEVILIKGSRVFNFDRVSEALELKVHETILEVNLHAMVDNLNHYRSMLRHPETKMICMVKASAYGAGSYEIAKTLQEHHVDYLAVAVADEGSELRKAGITSSIMIMDPELTAFKTMFDYKLEPEVYNFHLLDALIKAAKKEGITNFPIHIKLDTGMHRLGFAIEDIPLLIRRLKNQSAVIPRSVFSHFVGSDSPQFDAFTRQQIELFEKGSQELQAAFPHKILRHICNTAGIERFPGAQFDMVRLGIGLYGVSPIDNSIIHNVSTLKTTILQIRDVPEEDTVGYSRMGHLTRPSRIAAIPIGYADGLNRHLGRGNAYCLVNGKKAAYVGNICMDVCMIDVTDIDCREGDQAIIFGDDLPITVLSEKLDTIPYEVLTSISTRVKRVYYQE; from the coding sequence ATGTCATATGCGATTGAATCCATAGCCAAAAGTATCGGTGCCCGCCGTGTGGGCGAATATGAAACGACTATTGATTGGCTGTTAACAGACAGCCGTTCCCTGAGTTTTCCCGAAGAAACTCTTTTTTTCGCTTTAGCTACCAAACGAAATAGTGGGGCACGCTATATCCCTGATTTATACGACCGGGGAGTGCGCAATTTTGTAGTCTCCGAAGAGGACTTTAAAGAAATTGAGAGTGGAGAGTTGAGAGTTGAGAGTTCTATGCAGCATGATGGTGCGCAGCCCACTCTCAACTCTCAACTCTCAACTCTCAATTTCCTCATCGTCCCCAATCCCTTGAAAGCCTTGCAGAAGCTGGCTGAGGTACACCGTGAGAAATTTAAGATACCTGTTGTCGGCATTACCGGTAGTAACGGAAAGACCATTGTGAAAGAATGGTTACACCAGTTGCTTAGTCCGGACCGTCGTATCGTTCGTTCTCCGCGCAGTTATAATTCTCAAATCGGCGTTCCGCTGTCAGTGTGGCAACTCAACGAAGAAGCTGAACTGGGAATTTTCGAAGCCGGTATCTCCGAGATGGGAGAGATGGGTGCTTTGAAACGAATGATAAAGCCCACCATCGGTATTCTTACCAATATCGGCGGTGCTCATCAGGAGAACTTCTTCTCATTGCAGGAGAAGTGCATGGAAAAACTGACGCTTTTCAAGGACTGCGATGTTGTGATTTACAACGGCGATAACGAACTAATCAGCAATTGCGTGGCAAAATCAATGCTGACAGCCCGTGAGATTGCCTGGAGCCGTACCGATATCGAACGTCCGCTGCATATCAGCCGCGTGACGAAGAAAGAAGACCACACCGTTATTTCCTACCGTTATCTGGATATGGATAATAACTTTTGCATCCCTTTTATAGACGATGCTTCCATCGAAAATGCGCTGAACTGCCTGGCAGCCTGTCTCTACCTGATGACTCCCGCCGATCAAATCACTGAGCGGATGGCACGTCTCGAGCCGATTGCCATGCGTCTGGAAGTAAAAGAAGGAAAGAACAACAGTGTCTTGATAAATGACAGTTATAATTCGGACTTGGCATCCCTGGATATAGCCCTTGACTTCCTTGTCCGCCGTTCTGAAAAGAAAGGACTGAACCGGACGCTTATCCTGTCCGATATACTGGAAACCGGACAAAGTACAGCTACGCTCTACCGACGTGTAGCCCAACTGGTGCAAAGCCGGGGCATCAATAAACTGATTGGTGTAGGCCCGGAGATTTCTTCGTGTGCCGCCCGGTTTGATGGTGACATCGAACGTTATTTCTTCCCCAATACCGATGCTCTTCTCGCGTCGAACATACTCAAATCCCTTCATTCGGAAGTCATTCTGATAAAAGGTTCGCGTGTGTTCAACTTCGACAGGGTGTCCGAAGCCTTGGAATTGAAAGTGCATGAAACCATCCTGGAAGTAAACCTGCATGCTATGGTAGACAACCTGAACCACTACCGTTCCATGCTCCGCCATCCCGAGACGAAAATGATTTGTATGGTGAAAGCTTCTGCCTACGGAGCCGGTTCTTATGAGATAGCCAAGACCTTACAGGAACATCATGTCGATTACCTGGCGGTAGCCGTTGCCGACGAAGGTTCCGAACTCCGCAAAGCAGGCATTACTTCCTCTATCATGATTATGGACCCGGAACTTACAGCGTTCAAAACCATGTTCGACTATAAACTGGAACCGGAAGTGTATAATTTCCATCTGCTCGACGCGCTTATCAAAGCCGCCAAGAAAGAAGGAATCACTAACTTTCCGATTCACATCAAACTGGATACTGGTATGCACCGTCTCGGCTTTGCCATTGAAGACATTCCGTTGCTTATCCGTCGCCTGAAGAACCAGAGCGCGGTTATTCCCCGTTCGGTATTCTCTCATTTCGTAGGAAGTGATTCTCCCCAGTTCGATGCCTTTACGCGCCAGCAGATAGAATTGTTTGAAAAGGGTTCGCAGGAATTACAAGCCGCTTTCCCGCATAAGATTTTGCGCCATATCTGCAATACGGCGGGAATCGAACGTTTCCCCGGTGCACAGTTTGATATGGTACGGTTGGGAATCGGACTTTACGGAGTCAGCCCGATAGACAACTCGATTATCCATAATGTAAGTACCCTCAAGACAACGATACTTCAGATTCGGGATGTACCCGAAGAAGATACGGTAGGGTATAGCCGGATGGGACATCTGACGCGTCCTTCACGCATCGCCGCCATTCCTATCGGTTATGCCGACGGGCTGAACCGCCATTTGGGACGTGGAAATGCCTACTGTCTGGTGAATGGAAAAAAAGCGGCTTATGTAGGCAATATCTGTATGGACGTCTGCATGATAGACGTTACCGACATCGACTGCCGTGAAGGCGACCAAGCCATCATCTTTGGTGACGACCTACCGATAACGGTTCTTTCCGAAAAGCTGGATACGATTCCTTACGAAGTTCTTACCAGTATATCGACACGGGTGAAACGGGTATATTATCAAGAATAA
- a CDS encoding Sec-independent protein translocase subunit TatA/TatB encodes MTNLLLLGFLPSGSEWIIIALVILLLFGGKKIPELMRGLGKGVKSFKDGVNDAKEEINKAKEDLDKPADSSK; translated from the coding sequence ATGACAAACTTATTATTATTAGGTTTCTTGCCTAGTGGTTCCGAGTGGATTATTATTGCTTTGGTTATTCTCCTGCTTTTTGGTGGTAAGAAAATTCCTGAACTGATGCGCGGCTTGGGCAAAGGCGTGAAGAGCTTCAAGGATGGAGTGAACGATGCAAAAGAAGAAATAAATAAGGCAAAAGAAGACCTGGACAAACCGGCGGACTCAAGTAAGTAA
- the tatC gene encoding twin-arginine translocase subunit TatC — translation MAEMTFWDHLDELRKVLFRVIGVWFVLAIGYFIAMPYLFDHVILAPCHNDFIFYDLLRHIGQTFDLTDDFFTQEFQVKLVNINLAAPFFIHMSTAFWMSVVTAMPYIFFEVWRFIGPALYPNERKGVRKALTIGTVMFFIGVLLGYFMVYPLTLRFLSTYQLSSEVENILSLNSYIDNFMMLILCMGLAFELPLVTWLLSLLGVVNKSFLRKYRRHAVVIIVIAAAIITPTGDPFTLSVVAIPLYLLYEMSILMIKDKKKTEEEIEDEIALSEE, via the coding sequence ATGGCAGAAATGACCTTTTGGGATCATTTGGATGAACTGCGCAAGGTACTTTTTCGGGTGATTGGAGTCTGGTTTGTATTGGCAATAGGTTATTTTATTGCTATGCCCTACCTTTTCGATCATGTGATTCTGGCGCCATGCCACAATGATTTCATATTCTACGATTTATTACGGCATATCGGACAGACATTCGATCTGACCGATGACTTTTTCACACAAGAATTTCAGGTGAAGCTGGTCAATATAAACTTGGCAGCTCCTTTCTTTATCCATATGTCGACAGCTTTCTGGATGTCGGTCGTGACCGCCATGCCCTATATTTTCTTTGAAGTATGGCGTTTTATCGGTCCCGCTCTTTATCCCAACGAAAGGAAAGGAGTGCGCAAGGCATTAACCATCGGGACGGTGATGTTCTTTATCGGTGTCTTGCTGGGCTATTTCATGGTTTATCCGTTGACGCTCCGTTTCCTTTCCACCTATCAGTTAAGTTCGGAAGTGGAGAACATCCTGTCGCTCAATTCCTATATCGACAATTTCATGATGCTGATTCTCTGCATGGGACTGGCATTTGAATTACCATTAGTGACGTGGTTGCTTTCATTGTTGGGAGTAGTCAATAAGTCCTTCTTGCGGAAATACCGCCGGCATGCCGTTGTTATCATCGTGATAGCTGCTGCCATTATCACTCCGACAGGCGACCCGTTCACATTGAGCGTCGTAGCCATTCCGCTTTATCTGCTCTATGAAATGAGCATCCTGATGATAAAGGACAAGAAGAAAACAGAAGAAGAGATAGAAGATGAAATTGCCTTGTCAGAAGAGTGA
- a CDS encoding MFS transporter → MNAFQKTGEKMTNYRWTICAMLFFATTVNYLDRQVLSLTWDEFIKPEFHWNEVHYGTITSVFSIVYAICMLFAGRFIDWMGTKKGYLWAIGVWSAGACMHALCGIVTEQYVGLHSAAELMAATGDVVVVLATVSMYCFLAARCILALGEAGNFPAAIKVTAEYFPKKDRAYATSIFNAGASIGALIAPVSIPLIAKAWGWEMAFIVIGALGFIWMGMWVFMYDAPSKSKHVNKAELDYIEQDKYEEGASQVVVEEKDEKKMSFLQCFTYKQTWAFAAGKFMTDGVWWFFLFWTPSYLNTQFDIKTSDGLGMALIFTLYAVTMLSIYGGKLPTIFINKTGMNPYAARMKAMLIFAFFPLVVLLAQPLGTFSPWFPVILIGIGGAAHQSWSANIFSTVGDMFPKSAIATITGIGGMAGGVGSMLMQFGAGLLFVHADETHMTFMGFEGKPAGYFIMFCICAVAYLVGWVIMKALVPKYKPIVLD, encoded by the coding sequence ATGAATGCATTTCAAAAAACAGGCGAGAAAATGACAAACTACAGATGGACCATCTGTGCTATGCTATTCTTTGCTACTACAGTTAACTATCTCGACCGCCAGGTACTTTCCCTTACCTGGGACGAGTTTATCAAACCGGAATTTCATTGGAACGAAGTTCACTACGGTACGATTACTTCCGTTTTTTCTATTGTATATGCAATATGTATGTTGTTCGCCGGCCGCTTTATCGACTGGATGGGCACGAAGAAAGGGTATCTCTGGGCAATCGGCGTATGGTCGGCAGGTGCTTGTATGCACGCCCTTTGCGGAATCGTAACCGAACAGTATGTAGGTCTGCACAGCGCAGCCGAACTAATGGCTGCTACAGGTGACGTAGTAGTGGTGCTGGCCACCGTAAGTATGTACTGTTTCCTTGCCGCACGCTGTATCCTGGCTCTCGGTGAAGCAGGTAACTTCCCGGCTGCCATCAAAGTAACGGCTGAATACTTCCCCAAGAAAGACCGCGCTTACGCTACTTCCATTTTCAACGCGGGTGCTTCTATCGGTGCCTTGATTGCTCCGGTTTCCATTCCGCTGATTGCGAAAGCATGGGGATGGGAAATGGCATTTATCGTTATCGGTGCGCTCGGTTTCATCTGGATGGGTATGTGGGTATTCATGTATGATGCCCCGTCGAAGAGCAAGCACGTCAACAAAGCCGAATTGGATTATATCGAACAGGATAAATACGAAGAAGGTGCTTCTCAGGTAGTTGTTGAAGAGAAAGATGAAAAGAAAATGTCTTTCCTTCAGTGCTTCACTTACAAGCAGACATGGGCTTTTGCCGCCGGTAAGTTTATGACGGACGGTGTATGGTGGTTCTTCCTGTTCTGGACCCCGTCTTACCTGAACACGCAATTTGACATCAAGACTTCCGACGGTCTGGGTATGGCATTGATTTTCACGCTTTATGCAGTGACTATGTTGTCTATCTACGGCGGTAAACTGCCGACTATCTTTATCAACAAGACGGGGATGAATCCGTATGCCGCACGTATGAAGGCGATGTTGATTTTCGCGTTCTTCCCGTTGGTGGTGCTTTTGGCACAACCGTTGGGTACGTTCTCTCCGTGGTTTCCTGTTATCCTGATCGGTATCGGTGGCGCTGCCCACCAGTCATGGTCGGCTAATATCTTCTCTACCGTAGGTGATATGTTCCCGAAATCGGCGATTGCAACCATTACAGGTATCGGTGGTATGGCTGGTGGCGTAGGTTCAATGTTGATGCAGTTTGGCGCAGGTCTTCTGTTTGTTCACGCTGACGAAACGCATATGACATTTATGGGATTTGAAGGCAAGCCTGCCGGATATTTCATCATGTTCTGTATCTGTGCCGTAGCTTACCTGGTTGGTTGGGTAATCATGAAGGCATTAGTACCGAAGTACAAACCTATCGTATTGGACTAA
- the kduI gene encoding 5-dehydro-4-deoxy-D-glucuronate isomerase: protein MKKLAIAMMLGIAAMSASAQVNYKMQVACSPQDVKTYDTNRLRSSFLMEKVMVPNEINLTYSMYDRLIFGGAVPATKELVLETIDPLKAKFFLERRELGVINIGGEGIVTVDGKEYTLKFKDALYVGRGKQKVTFKSKDSSNPAKFYINSATAHKEYKTQLITIDGRKGSLKANSFAAGKMEESNDRVINQLIVNNVLEEGPCQLQMGLTELKPGSVWNTMPAHTHSRRVEAYFYFNVPEGNAICHFMGEPQEERIVWMQNEQAIMSPEWSIHAAAGTSNYMFIWGMAGENLDYGDMDKLKYTEMR from the coding sequence ATGAAAAAATTAGCAATTGCAATGATGTTGGGCATCGCAGCTATGTCTGCTTCTGCCCAGGTGAATTACAAGATGCAAGTGGCTTGCAGTCCGCAAGACGTGAAAACGTATGATACAAACCGCCTGCGTAGTAGCTTCCTGATGGAAAAAGTAATGGTTCCGAACGAAATCAACCTTACTTATTCTATGTACGACCGCCTTATCTTCGGTGGCGCTGTACCCGCAACGAAGGAACTGGTACTGGAAACTATCGACCCGCTGAAAGCTAAATTCTTCCTGGAACGTCGCGAACTGGGTGTTATCAACATTGGTGGCGAAGGTATCGTAACTGTTGACGGAAAGGAATATACACTGAAATTCAAAGATGCCCTGTACGTAGGTAGAGGCAAGCAGAAAGTGACTTTCAAAAGCAAAGATTCAAGCAATCCTGCCAAGTTCTATATCAATTCGGCTACTGCTCACAAGGAATACAAGACTCAGTTGATTACTATCGACGGACGCAAAGGTTCTCTGAAAGCTAACTCTTTCGCTGCAGGAAAGATGGAAGAAAGTAACGACCGCGTTATCAACCAGTTGATTGTGAACAATGTACTCGAAGAAGGTCCTTGCCAACTGCAAATGGGATTGACTGAACTGAAACCGGGTAGCGTATGGAACACAATGCCGGCTCATACTCACAGCCGTCGTGTGGAAGCCTACTTCTATTTCAACGTACCGGAAGGCAACGCTATCTGCCACTTCATGGGTGAACCTCAGGAAGAACGCATCGTATGGATGCAGAACGAACAGGCTATCATGTCACCGGAATGGTCTATCCACGCTGCTGCCGGAACAAGCAACTATATGTTCATCTGGGGTATGGCTGGTGAAAACCTCGACTACGGAGATATGGACAAGCTCAAATATACAGAAATGCGCTAA
- a CDS encoding PTS galactitol transporter subunit IIC, whose amino-acid sequence MEEVFKYIIGLGAAVMMPIIFTILGVCIGIKLPKALKSGLLVGVGFVGLSVVTALLTSSLGPALSKMVEIYGLELGIFDMGWPSAAAVAYNTSVGAFIIPVCLGVNLLMLLTKTTRTVNIDLWNYWHFAFIGAIVYFASDNIYWGFFAAIICYIITLVMADMTAPAFQKFYDKMDGISIPQPFCQSFVPFAIVINKLLDMIPGFDKLNIDSEGLKKKFGLMGEPLFLGIVIGCGIGALGCGSWKEVVDSIPSILGLGIKMGAVMELIPRITSLFIEGLKPISDATRELIAKKYKSNTGLSIGMSPALVIGHPTTLVVSLLLIPVTIFLAVILPGNRFLPLASLAGMFYLFPMILPITKGNVVKSFIIGLVALIVGLYFVTELAGFFTLAAKDVYAATGDPTVNIPAGFEGGALDFASSLFCWGIFHLTYSLKIIGPAILVVLALGMAIYNRIRMTRNDAKNALNSNKE is encoded by the coding sequence ATGGAAGAAGTTTTTAAGTACATTATCGGTCTTGGGGCGGCAGTAATGATGCCAATCATTTTCACGATTTTAGGAGTATGTATCGGTATTAAACTTCCCAAAGCGCTCAAAAGCGGTTTGTTGGTTGGTGTCGGTTTCGTTGGTTTATCAGTAGTGACGGCATTGCTTACCAGCAGTCTGGGTCCGGCGCTGAGTAAAATGGTAGAAATCTACGGATTGGAATTGGGTATTTTCGACATGGGGTGGCCTTCTGCTGCGGCGGTAGCCTACAATACTTCGGTCGGTGCTTTCATTATCCCTGTTTGTCTGGGAGTTAACTTATTAATGTTGCTTACCAAAACAACCCGTACCGTCAATATCGACCTTTGGAACTACTGGCACTTCGCATTTATCGGTGCTATCGTGTACTTTGCTTCCGACAATATCTACTGGGGATTCTTCGCTGCTATCATCTGCTACATCATCACGCTGGTAATGGCTGATATGACTGCTCCCGCTTTTCAGAAGTTCTATGATAAAATGGACGGTATCTCTATTCCTCAACCGTTCTGCCAAAGTTTCGTTCCTTTCGCTATCGTTATCAATAAACTGCTCGACATGATTCCAGGATTCGATAAACTGAACATCGACTCTGAAGGATTAAAAAAGAAATTCGGGCTGATGGGTGAACCACTGTTTTTGGGTATCGTAATCGGTTGCGGTATCGGAGCATTGGGCTGCGGTAGCTGGAAAGAAGTGGTAGACAGTATTCCGAGTATCCTCGGACTGGGTATCAAGATGGGTGCGGTAATGGAATTGATTCCCCGTATCACGAGTCTTTTCATCGAAGGCTTGAAACCTATCTCTGACGCTACCCGCGAGCTTATCGCTAAAAAATATAAGAGCAACACCGGTCTGAGCATCGGTATGAGTCCCGCATTGGTAATCGGTCATCCGACTACGCTGGTGGTTTCACTGCTTCTGATTCCTGTCACTATTTTCCTTGCAGTTATCCTTCCGGGCAACCGTTTCTTACCGCTGGCTTCTCTGGCAGGTATGTTCTACTTGTTCCCGATGATTCTGCCTATTACGAAAGGTAATGTAGTGAAGTCATTCATTATCGGTCTGGTAGCATTAATCGTAGGTCTGTATTTCGTAACAGAACTGGCGGGATTCTTCACGCTGGCTGCCAAAGACGTATATGCCGCTACGGGCGACCCGACAGTGAATATTCCTGCTGGCTTTGAAGGCGGCGCGCTCGACTTTGCTTCCAGTCTTTTCTGCTGGGGTATCTTCCACCTGACTTACAGTCTGAAGATTATCGGCCCTGCCATCCTCGTGGTACTCGCACTCGGAATGGCAATCTACAACCGCATCCGCATGACTAGAAACGATGCTAAGAATGCATTGAACAGTAATAAGGAATAA
- a CDS encoding glycoside hydrolase family 88/105 protein, with product MRRTLFSKFFILTLLVIIALPASSQRVDSKLPWSVRLTESEMIRYPESWQLDFQPKLKWDYCHGLELGAMLDVYDTYGDKKIRDYAIAYADTMVHDDGTITAYKLTDYSLDRINSGKILFRIYEQTKNPKYKKALDLLYSQFAGQPRNADGGFWHKKIYPHQMWLDGLYMGAPFYAEYAFRNNLPQDYADVINQFITSARHTYDPKNGLYRHAADVSRTERWADPVTGQSKHSWGRAMGWYAMALVDVLEFIPKHEAGRDSLLAILDNIAVQVKKLQDPKTGGWYQVLDKSGEKGNYLESSCSAMFVYSLFKAVRLGYIDKSYLDVALKGYNGFLENFIEVDKNGLVTITKACAVAGLGGKVYRSGDYEYYINETIRNNDPKAVGPFIMASLEYERLQK from the coding sequence ATGAGACGAACTCTTTTTTCTAAATTTTTTATATTGACTCTGTTGGTCATAATTGCCCTTCCGGCATCCTCTCAACGGGTGGACAGCAAGCTGCCCTGGTCTGTGCGGCTGACTGAATCGGAGATGATTCGCTATCCCGAATCCTGGCAACTCGACTTCCAGCCGAAGTTGAAGTGGGATTATTGCCACGGACTGGAATTGGGAGCCATGCTCGACGTTTACGATACGTATGGCGACAAGAAAATTCGCGATTATGCCATCGCGTACGCAGATACGATGGTGCACGATGACGGAACGATTACCGCTTATAAATTAACCGATTACAGTCTCGACCGCATCAACTCCGGAAAGATTCTTTTCCGTATCTATGAGCAGACGAAGAATCCTAAATATAAGAAAGCGCTCGATTTGCTTTACAGCCAGTTCGCGGGACAGCCCCGTAATGCGGACGGCGGTTTCTGGCACAAGAAGATTTACCCGCATCAGATGTGGCTGGACGGACTTTACATGGGTGCTCCTTTTTATGCGGAATATGCGTTCCGCAACAATCTTCCGCAGGACTATGCAGATGTAATCAATCAATTTATCACTTCTGCCCGTCATACATACGACCCCAAAAACGGTCTGTACCGTCACGCTGCCGATGTAAGCCGCACCGAACGCTGGGCAGACCCGGTGACCGGACAGTCCAAACACAGTTGGGGACGTGCTATGGGATGGTATGCCATGGCTTTGGTGGATGTCTTGGAATTTATCCCGAAGCATGAAGCCGGAAGAGATTCCCTGCTCGCTATTCTGGATAACATTGCCGTTCAAGTGAAGAAACTGCAAGACCCGAAGACCGGCGGATGGTATCAAGTGCTCGACAAGAGCGGTGAGAAAGGGAATTATCTCGAATCATCCTGTTCCGCCATGTTTGTTTATTCCTTATTCAAGGCAGTCCGTTTGGGATATATTGATAAGTCTTACCTCGATGTGGCGTTGAAAGGATACAACGGTTTTCTGGAAAACTTTATCGAAGTGGATAAAAACGGATTGGTGACCATCACCAAAGCCTGTGCCGTAGCCGGACTGGGCGGAAAGGTGTACCGTTCCGGTGATTATGAGTATTATATCAACGAAACTATCCGCAATAACGACCCCAAAGCAGTAGGGCCTTTTATCATGGCTAGCTTGGAATACGAACGCTTACAAAAATAA
- a CDS encoding pectinesterase family protein: protein MKRAFFKGMMLFLLLAAGGASVYSQQQQRKDTLVVTRDGTGDYRNIQEAVEAVRAFMDYTVTIYIKNGTYKEKLVIPSWVKNVQLVGESAEKTIITYDDHANINKMGTFRTYTVKVEGNDITFKDLTIENNAAPLGQAVALHTEGDRLMFVNCRFLGNQDTIYTGSEGARLLFTNCYIEGTTDFIFGPSTALFEYCELHSKRDSYITAASTPQNEEFGYVFKNCKLTAAPGVKKVYLGRPWRPYAATVFINCEFGGHIRPEGWHNWKNPENEKTARYAEFGNTGEGAGTSGRVAWGKQLTKKEVLRCTPENIFKESSNWYPYK, encoded by the coding sequence ATGAAAAGGGCATTTTTTAAAGGAATGATGTTGTTTCTCCTGCTTGCTGCGGGGGGGGCATCGGTCTATTCGCAACAACAGCAACGCAAAGATACGTTAGTAGTGACACGCGACGGGACAGGAGATTACCGGAATATTCAGGAAGCAGTGGAAGCCGTCCGCGCTTTTATGGACTACACGGTGACTATTTATATAAAGAATGGCACGTACAAAGAAAAACTGGTGATTCCCTCTTGGGTGAAGAACGTGCAGTTGGTGGGTGAGAGTGCTGAAAAGACGATTATCACGTATGATGACCATGCCAATATCAACAAAATGGGAACATTCCGCACCTATACCGTCAAGGTGGAAGGCAATGACATCACTTTCAAAGACCTGACGATTGAGAATAATGCGGCTCCTTTGGGGCAGGCAGTGGCCCTTCACACCGAAGGCGACCGGCTGATGTTCGTCAATTGCCGCTTCCTCGGCAATCAGGATACTATCTATACAGGTTCGGAAGGAGCCCGTCTTTTATTCACCAACTGCTATATAGAAGGTACTACCGACTTTATTTTCGGTCCTTCCACGGCACTTTTTGAGTATTGCGAACTGCATAGCAAACGTGATTCGTATATCACCGCCGCTTCGACTCCTCAAAATGAAGAGTTCGGCTATGTCTTCAAAAACTGTAAACTGACCGCTGCTCCGGGAGTGAAAAAGGTATATTTAGGTCGCCCTTGGCGTCCTTACGCCGCCACGGTGTTCATTAATTGTGAGTTTGGCGGTCATATCCGTCCCGAAGGATGGCATAACTGGAAGAATCCGGAGAATGAAAAGACAGCTCGTTATGCGGAATTTGGAAATACAGGCGAAGGTGCAGGTACATCGGGACGTGTAGCATGGGGGAAACAGCTCACAAAAAAGGAAGTATTGAGGTGCACACCGGAGAATATCTTTAAAGAAAGCAGTAACTGGTATCCTTATAAGTAG